From a single Staphylococcus epidermidis genomic region:
- a CDS encoding YlxQ family RNA-binding protein has translation MTKMKIFNLLGLAMRAGKIKSGESVILNELKKNQIKLVILASDASSNTLKQMNNKCNSYQVPLKVFGTRNELGLAIGKSDRVNIGITDNGFAKKLLSMIDEYGKE, from the coding sequence ATGACTAAAATGAAAATTTTTAATTTGCTTGGTTTAGCTATGAGAGCTGGTAAAATCAAAAGTGGCGAATCGGTCATCTTAAATGAGCTTAAAAAGAATCAAATAAAACTTGTCATATTAGCTAGCGATGCATCTAGTAACACTCTAAAACAAATGAATAATAAATGTAATAGTTACCAAGTGCCATTAAAAGTGTTTGGTACTAGAAATGAATTAGGGTTAGCAATAGGTAAAAGCGATAGAGTTAATATTGGTATAACAGATAATGGTTTTGCAAAAAAATTGTTATCAATGATAGATGAATATGGTAAGGAGTGA
- the rnpM gene encoding RNase P modulator RnpM, producing the protein MRKKKIPMRKCIISNEMRPKKDMIRVVINKEGEIFADATGKKQGRGAYVSKDVALVEKAQQREVLEKYFNATKDTLDPVYKEIIRLIYREEIPK; encoded by the coding sequence ATGAGAAAGAAAAAAATTCCAATGAGAAAATGTATTATATCTAATGAAATGCGTCCAAAAAAAGATATGATTCGAGTGGTTATTAACAAAGAAGGCGAAATCTTTGCAGATGCGACAGGAAAAAAACAAGGGCGCGGTGCATATGTGTCTAAAGATGTAGCTTTAGTTGAAAAGGCTCAACAAAGAGAAGTTTTAGAAAAATATTTTAACGCTACTAAAGATACACTTGATCCTGTTTATAAAGAAATAATAAGACTGATTTATAGAGAAGAGATCCCAAAATAA
- the nusA gene encoding transcription termination factor NusA codes for MSSNELLLATEYLEKEKKIPREVLIDAIEAALITAYKKNYDSARNVRVELNMDEGSFRVIARKEVVEEVFDDRDEVDLSTALVKNPAYEVGDIYEQDVTPKDFGRVGAQAAKQAVMQRLRDAEREILYDEFIDKEEDILTGVIDRVDHRYVYVNLGRIEAVLSEAERSPNEKYIPNERIKVYVNKVEQTTKGPQIYVSRSHPGLLKRLFEQEVPEIYDGTVIVKSVAREAGDRSKISVYSDNPDIDAVGACVGSKGARVEAVVEELGGEKIDIVQWDEDPKVFVRNALSPSQVLEVIVDEENQSTVVVVPDYQLSLAIGKRGQNARLAAKLTSWKIDIKSESDAREAGIYPVIESEEVADEIVNSGDEDVEFDNVNLEETNLTSTELAAENDEDKKDKTEEDNDTES; via the coding sequence GTGTCAAGTAATGAATTATTATTAGCTACTGAATATTTAGAAAAGGAAAAGAAAATTCCTAGAGAAGTTTTAATTGATGCAATTGAAGCAGCTTTAATTACTGCGTACAAGAAAAACTATGATAGTGCCAGAAATGTAAGAGTAGAATTAAATATGGACGAAGGTTCATTTAGAGTGATTGCACGTAAAGAAGTCGTAGAAGAAGTGTTTGATGACAGAGATGAAGTTGATTTAAGTACTGCTTTAGTCAAAAATCCTGCCTATGAAGTAGGAGATATTTATGAACAAGATGTAACACCGAAAGACTTCGGACGTGTAGGAGCTCAAGCAGCTAAGCAAGCTGTGATGCAACGACTTAGAGACGCAGAAAGAGAAATTTTATATGATGAATTTATCGATAAAGAAGAAGATATTCTAACAGGTGTGATTGACCGTGTAGACCATCGCTATGTATATGTGAATTTAGGAAGAATTGAAGCTGTGCTGTCAGAAGCTGAAAGAAGTCCTAATGAGAAATATATTCCTAATGAACGTATCAAGGTGTACGTAAATAAAGTTGAACAGACTACAAAAGGTCCACAAATTTACGTATCAAGAAGTCATCCTGGATTACTAAAACGCTTATTCGAACAAGAAGTTCCAGAAATTTATGATGGTACTGTTATTGTTAAATCAGTAGCGCGTGAAGCTGGAGATCGTTCTAAAATTAGCGTGTATTCTGATAATCCTGATATAGATGCTGTTGGCGCATGTGTAGGTTCTAAAGGAGCACGAGTAGAAGCGGTTGTTGAAGAACTTGGTGGCGAAAAAATCGATATCGTCCAATGGGATGAAGATCCGAAAGTATTTGTTCGTAATGCTTTAAGTCCATCACAAGTTTTAGAAGTAATTGTTGATGAAGAGAATCAATCAACTGTAGTTGTAGTTCCTGATTACCAATTATCCTTAGCTATAGGTAAAAGAGGGCAAAACGCACGTTTAGCTGCTAAATTAACAAGTTGGAAGATAGATATTAAATCAGAATCTGATGCCCGAGAAGCTGGAATTTATCCTGTTATTGAATCAGAAGAAGTTGCAGATGAAATTGTTAATTCCGGTGACGAAGATGTTGAGTTTGATAATGTTAACTTGGAAGAGACAAACTTAACTAGTACAGAATTAGCTGCTGAAAATGATGAAGATAAAAAAGATAAAACAGAAGAAGATAATGACACAGAATCATAG
- the rimP gene encoding ribosome maturation factor RimP: MSKITEQVEALIQPVLNDLNFELVDIEYVKEGKDHFLRISIDKEGGVDLNDCTIASEKISEVMDENDPIPEMYYLDVASPGAERPIKKEKDFYNAINQPIFVSLYAPIEGDKEWLGVLKSVNDESINMEVKEKAKTKEIEIPRNKIAKARHAVMI, from the coding sequence ATGAGTAAAATTACTGAGCAAGTTGAAGCATTGATTCAACCAGTTTTAAATGATTTGAACTTTGAATTAGTAGACATTGAGTATGTTAAAGAAGGTAAAGACCATTTTTTAAGGATTTCCATTGATAAAGAAGGTGGCGTAGATCTTAATGATTGTACTATAGCTTCAGAAAAAATTAGTGAAGTTATGGATGAAAATGATCCAATACCTGAAATGTATTATCTTGATGTTGCATCGCCAGGGGCAGAAAGACCAATAAAAAAAGAAAAAGATTTTTATAATGCTATCAATCAACCCATTTTTGTATCTCTTTATGCACCAATTGAAGGAGATAAAGAATGGTTAGGTGTTTTAAAATCTGTAAATGATGAATCAATTAATATGGAAGTTAAAGAAAAGGCAAAAACAAAAGAAATTGAAATTCCAAGAAATAAAATAGCAAAAGCACGTCACGCTGTAATGATTTAA
- a CDS encoding PolC-type DNA polymerase III, which yields MTNREKFKVLADQIKISNQLEQDILEQGELTRIDVSNKNRTWTFQISLPHFLSHEDYLLFTHAIEEEFKEIATVAIDFSIKDTNNQDEFALKYFGHCIDQTRLSPKVKGQLKQKKLIMSGNVLKVLVSNDIERNHFDKACNGSLVKAFRQCGFEIDKVVFETDSTNHDDDLASLEAHIQQEDEQSAREATEKLEKMKAEKAKQQDNNESTVEKCQIGKPIQIENIKPIESIIEEEFKVAIEGVIFDINLKELKSGRHIVELKVTDYTDSLVLKMFTRKNKDDLDHFKALSVGKWVRAQGRIEEDTFVRDLVMMMSDIEEIKKTPKQDKAEDKRVEFHLHTSMSQMDGIPNISAYVEQAAKWGHQALAVTDHNVVQAFPDAHNAAEKHGIKMIYGMEGMLVDDGVPIAYKPTDRNLKDATYVVFDVETTGLSNQYDKIIELAAVKVHNGEIIDKFERFSNPHERLSETIINLTHITDDMLTDAPEIEEVLTEFKEWVGDAIFVAHNASFDMGFIDTGYERLGFGPSTNGVIDTLELSRTINTEYGKHGLNFLAKKYGVELTQHHRAIYDTEATAYIFIKMVQQMKELGVNNHLEINKKLTNEDAYKRARPSHVTLIVQNQEGLKNLFKIVSASLVKYYYRTPRIPRSLLNEYREGILIGTACDEGELFTAVMQKDQSEVEKIAKFYDFIEVQPPALYQDLMDRELIRDNETLTQIYKRLIDAGKSANIPVIATGNAHYLYEHDAIARKILIASQPGNPLNRSTLPEAHFRTTDEMLDDFHFLGEEKAYEIVVTNTNELANKIEKVVPIKDKLFTPRMDGANEEIRELSYSNAKKLYGEDLPQIVIDRLEKELDSIIGNGFSVIYLISQRLVKKSLDDGYLVGSRGSVGSSFVATMTEITEVNPLPPHYICSHCKTSEFFDDGSVGSGFDLPDKKCPTCGNELIKEGQDIPFETFLGFKGDKVPDIDLNFSGEYQPNAHNYTKVLFGEDKVFRAGTIGTVAEKTAFGFVKGYLNDQGIHKRGAEIDRLVKGCTGVKRTTGQHPGGIIVVPDYMDIYDFTPIQFPADDQSAAWMTTHFDFHSIHDNVLKLDILGHDDPTMIRMLQDLSGIDPKTIPVDDKETMQIFSGPESLGVTEDEILCKTGTFGVPEFGTGFVRQMLEDTKPTTFSELVQISGLSHGTDVWLGNAQELIRQGICDLSSVIGCRDDIMVYLMYAGLEPSMAFKTMEFVRKGRGLTDEMVEAMKENNVPDWYLDSCRKIKYMFPKAHAAAYVLMAVRIAYFKVHHPLYYYAAYFTIRASDFDLITMIKDKTSIRNTVKDMYSRYMDLGKKEKDVLTVLEIMNEMAHRGFRLQPISLEKSQAFDFIIEGDTLIPPFISVPGLGENVAQRIVEAREEGPFLSKEDLNKKAGLSQKVIDYLDELGSLPDLPDKAQLSIFDM from the coding sequence ATGACAAATCGAGAAAAGTTTAAAGTGCTTGCCGATCAAATAAAAATATCAAATCAACTAGAACAAGATATTCTTGAACAAGGTGAACTCACTCGTATAGATGTTTCAAATAAAAACAGAACATGGACTTTCCAAATATCACTCCCACATTTTTTATCTCATGAAGATTATCTTCTTTTTACACATGCAATTGAAGAAGAATTTAAAGAAATAGCTACAGTAGCAATTGATTTTTCAATTAAAGATACCAACAATCAAGATGAGTTTGCTTTAAAATATTTCGGACATTGTATTGATCAAACACGATTGTCGCCAAAAGTGAAAGGTCAATTGAAACAAAAAAAACTCATTATGAGTGGAAATGTTTTAAAAGTCTTAGTTTCAAATGACATTGAGAGAAATCATTTTGATAAGGCATGTAATGGTAGTTTGGTTAAAGCATTTAGACAGTGTGGCTTTGAAATTGATAAAGTCGTTTTTGAAACAGATTCAACAAATCACGATGATGACCTTGCATCGTTAGAAGCACATATTCAACAAGAAGATGAACAAAGTGCAAGAGAAGCAACTGAAAAATTAGAAAAAATGAAAGCAGAAAAAGCGAAACAACAAGATAATAATGAAAGTACAGTGGAAAAATGTCAGATTGGAAAACCAATTCAGATTGAAAATATAAAACCAATTGAATCAATTATTGAAGAAGAATTCAAAGTAGCTATTGAAGGTGTTATATTTGATATTAACCTAAAAGAACTTAAAAGTGGACGTCATATAGTTGAGCTTAAAGTTACTGATTACACAGATTCACTTGTATTAAAAATGTTTACAAGAAAAAATAAAGATGACTTGGACCACTTTAAGGCACTTAGTGTTGGTAAATGGGTTAGAGCTCAAGGTCGTATTGAAGAAGATACTTTTGTTAGGGATCTTGTCATGATGATGTCAGATATTGAAGAAATTAAAAAGACACCTAAACAAGATAAAGCAGAAGATAAGCGTGTAGAGTTTCATTTACATACGTCTATGAGTCAAATGGATGGTATTCCTAATATTAGTGCATATGTTGAACAAGCTGCTAAATGGGGGCACCAAGCTTTAGCAGTAACAGATCACAACGTAGTACAAGCTTTTCCTGATGCACATAATGCTGCCGAAAAACATGGTATTAAGATGATTTATGGTATGGAAGGTATGCTAGTAGACGATGGTGTTCCTATAGCTTATAAACCAACAGACCGTAATTTAAAAGATGCAACATATGTGGTGTTTGACGTAGAGACAACAGGTCTTTCTAATCAATATGATAAAATTATTGAATTAGCTGCAGTAAAAGTGCATAACGGTGAAATTATAGATAAGTTTGAACGTTTTAGTAATCCACACGAAAGATTATCTGAAACCATTATCAATCTTACACATATCACTGATGATATGTTAACTGATGCTCCCGAAATTGAAGAAGTGTTAACTGAATTTAAAGAGTGGGTTGGAGATGCTATATTTGTAGCTCATAATGCTTCATTTGATATGGGATTTATTGACACAGGATATGAAAGGTTAGGCTTTGGACCTTCTACAAACGGTGTAATTGATACACTTGAGCTTTCACGTACAATTAATACCGAATATGGGAAACATGGTTTGAATTTCCTTGCCAAAAAATATGGTGTCGAATTAACGCAACATCATAGAGCGATTTATGATACAGAAGCAACAGCTTATATTTTTATAAAAATGGTTCAACAAATGAAAGAACTAGGTGTGAACAACCATCTAGAAATTAATAAAAAATTAACTAATGAAGATGCATATAAAAGAGCTCGTCCATCTCACGTTACACTCATTGTTCAAAATCAAGAAGGTCTTAAAAATTTATTTAAAATAGTTAGTGCTTCATTAGTTAAGTATTATTACCGTACGCCAAGAATTCCACGTTCTCTTTTAAATGAATATCGAGAAGGGATCTTGATTGGTACAGCTTGTGATGAGGGTGAATTATTCACAGCAGTAATGCAGAAGGATCAGTCGGAAGTAGAAAAAATAGCAAAGTTCTATGATTTTATAGAAGTTCAACCGCCTGCGCTTTATCAAGATTTAATGGATAGAGAATTAATACGAGATAATGAAACGTTAACACAAATTTACAAGCGATTAATAGATGCTGGTAAAAGCGCTAATATCCCAGTGATTGCTACTGGTAACGCGCATTATCTATATGAACATGATGCTATAGCCAGAAAAATTTTAATTGCATCCCAACCAGGGAATCCATTAAATCGTTCAACATTACCAGAAGCTCACTTTAGAACCACTGATGAAATGTTAGATGATTTTCACTTCTTAGGTGAAGAAAAAGCATATGAAATCGTTGTAACAAATACAAATGAGCTCGCTAATAAAATTGAAAAAGTGGTTCCTATAAAAGATAAACTATTTACGCCAAGAATGGATGGGGCTAATGAAGAAATTCGTGAGTTGAGTTATTCTAATGCGAAAAAACTATATGGTGAAGATTTACCACAAATTGTTATAGATCGCCTTGAAAAGGAATTAGATAGTATTATTGGTAATGGCTTTTCTGTTATTTACCTCATATCTCAACGTTTGGTGAAGAAATCGCTAGATGATGGTTATTTAGTTGGATCGCGTGGTTCAGTTGGTTCTAGTTTCGTAGCAACAATGACTGAAATTACAGAAGTTAATCCGCTTCCACCACACTACATTTGTTCACATTGTAAGACAAGTGAGTTCTTTGATGATGGTTCGGTTGGATCTGGATTCGATTTACCAGATAAAAAATGTCCTACTTGTGGTAATGAATTAATTAAAGAAGGACAAGATATCCCTTTTGAGACATTCCTTGGATTTAAAGGAGATAAAGTTCCAGATATTGATTTGAACTTTAGTGGTGAATATCAACCTAACGCTCATAATTACACAAAAGTATTGTTTGGTGAAGATAAAGTATTTCGTGCTGGAACAATAGGTACTGTTGCTGAAAAAACAGCTTTTGGTTTCGTAAAAGGTTACTTAAATGATCAAGGTATTCACAAACGTGGTGCTGAAATTGATCGGTTGGTTAAAGGTTGTACAGGGGTCAAACGTACAACTGGTCAACATCCTGGAGGAATCATTGTTGTACCGGATTACATGGATATTTATGATTTTACACCGATTCAATTCCCAGCAGACGACCAAAGTGCAGCGTGGATGACAACCCATTTCGACTTCCATTCAATACACGATAATGTCTTAAAATTAGATATATTAGGACATGATGACCCAACGATGATTCGTATGTTACAAGACTTATCAGGAATTGACCCCAAAACTATACCAGTAGATGATAAAGAAACAATGCAAATATTTAGTGGTCCTGAGAGTTTAGGTGTTACAGAAGACGAAATATTATGTAAGACAGGTACATTTGGTGTACCAGAATTTGGTACTGGATTTGTACGTCAAATGCTTGAAGATACTAAGCCAACGACATTCTCAGAATTAGTTCAAATTTCAGGTTTATCTCATGGTACGGACGTTTGGTTAGGTAATGCACAAGAGTTAATTCGTCAAGGGATATGTGACTTATCTAGTGTGATAGGCTGTCGTGATGATATCATGGTATATCTGATGTATGCTGGACTTGAACCGTCAATGGCTTTTAAAACGATGGAATTTGTACGTAAAGGTCGTGGCTTAACAGATGAAATGGTTGAAGCGATGAAGGAAAATAACGTGCCAGATTGGTATTTAGATTCTTGTCGTAAAATTAAATATATGTTCCCTAAAGCTCATGCCGCTGCTTATGTACTGATGGCTGTAAGAATTGCATACTTTAAAGTACATCATCCACTATATTATTATGCAGCATACTTTACCATAAGAGCTTCCGATTTTGACCTTATAACAATGATTAAAGATAAAACGAGTATTCGTAATACAGTTAAAGATATGTATTCACGATATATGGATTTAGGGAAAAAAGAGAAAGATGTATTAACTGTATTAGAAATAATGAATGAAATGGCGCATCGAGGTTTTCGATTGCAACCGATTAGTTTAGAAAAAAGCCAAGCTTTTGACTTCATCATTGAAGGGGATACATTGATTCCTCCATTCATTTCAGTGCCAGGACTTGGAGAAAACGTTGCACAAAGAATTGTTGAAGCGAGAGAAGAGGGACCATTTTTATCCAAAGAAGATTTAAATAAAAAAGCCGGCTTATCTCAAAAGGTTATTGACTATTTAGATGAATTAGGCTCATTGCCAGATTTACCTGACAAGGCACAATTGTCGATATTTGATATGTAA
- a CDS encoding proline--tRNA ligase produces the protein MKQSKVFIPTMREVPAEAEALSHRLLLKAGLIKQSTSGIYSYLPLATRVLNNISKIIREEMESIDAVEILMPALQQAELWEESGRWSAYGPELMRLKDRNGREFALGPTHEEVVTSLVRDELKSYKQLPLTLFQIQSKYRDEKRPRFGLLRGREFLMKDAYSFHSDEASLDATYQDMYQAYSRIFKRVGINARPVVADSGAIGGSHTHEFMALSEIGEDTIVYSNESDYAANIEKAEVVYHPSHKHSALAELTKVETPNVKTAQEVAEYLKRPLDEIVKTMIFKIDGEFIMFLVRGHHELNEVKLKSYFGTEHVEMATPDEIVNLVDANPGSLGPIFDKDIKIYADNYLQDLNNFVVGANEDHYHYINVNIGRDFDVTEYGDFRFITQGEMLSDGSGVAQFAEGIEVGQVFKLGTKYSESMNATFLDNQGKAQPLIMGCYGIGVSRTLSAIVEQNNDENGIIWPKSVTPFDIHLITINPKKDDQRTLGDQLYQKLMDSYDVLYDDRKERAGVKFNDSDLIGLPVRVVVGKRAEEGIVEVKQRINGLSEEVQIDELEYYLQELFKNIK, from the coding sequence ATGAAACAATCTAAAGTATTTATACCAACGATGAGAGAAGTCCCTGCAGAGGCGGAAGCATTAAGCCATCGTTTATTATTAAAAGCAGGGTTAATTAAACAGAGTACAAGTGGTATATATAGTTACTTACCACTTGCTACACGTGTACTAAATAATATATCTAAAATCATACGTGAAGAAATGGAAAGTATAGATGCTGTAGAAATTCTTATGCCAGCTTTACAACAAGCAGAATTATGGGAAGAGTCAGGACGTTGGAGTGCATATGGTCCAGAACTAATGCGTTTAAAAGACAGAAACGGACGTGAATTTGCATTAGGACCTACTCATGAGGAAGTAGTCACTTCTTTAGTAAGAGATGAATTAAAATCATATAAACAGTTACCCCTTACTTTATTTCAAATTCAATCCAAATATAGAGATGAGAAAAGACCACGCTTTGGATTATTAAGAGGACGCGAATTTCTTATGAAAGATGCATATTCCTTCCATTCAGATGAAGCTTCATTAGATGCAACTTATCAAGATATGTATCAAGCATATAGTCGCATATTCAAACGTGTAGGCATCAATGCAAGACCGGTTGTGGCAGATTCAGGTGCAATAGGGGGAAGTCATACACACGAGTTTATGGCATTGAGTGAAATTGGGGAAGATACAATAGTTTATAGTAATGAGAGTGACTATGCAGCGAATATTGAAAAGGCTGAAGTTGTTTATCATCCTTCTCATAAGCATTCTGCACTTGCGGAATTGACTAAAGTTGAGACGCCCAATGTTAAAACAGCTCAAGAAGTTGCAGAATATTTAAAGAGACCATTAGATGAAATTGTAAAAACTATGATCTTTAAAATAGATGGCGAATTTATTATGTTTCTAGTTCGTGGACATCATGAATTAAATGAAGTGAAATTAAAATCATATTTCGGCACGGAACATGTTGAAATGGCTACTCCAGATGAAATTGTTAATCTTGTAGATGCCAATCCGGGGTCTCTTGGTCCTATTTTTGATAAAGATATTAAAATTTATGCCGATAATTACTTACAAGATTTAAATAACTTTGTTGTAGGAGCTAATGAAGATCATTATCACTATATAAATGTCAATATTGGTAGAGACTTTGATGTAACAGAATACGGTGACTTTAGATTCATTACACAAGGTGAGATGTTAAGTGATGGCTCGGGAGTAGCACAATTTGCTGAAGGCATTGAAGTAGGACAAGTTTTCAAATTAGGGACAAAATATTCTGAATCAATGAATGCAACTTTTCTAGATAATCAGGGAAAAGCTCAACCACTCATTATGGGCTGTTATGGTATTGGAGTATCAAGAACATTAAGTGCAATTGTTGAACAAAACAATGACGAGAATGGAATTATTTGGCCAAAATCAGTAACGCCTTTCGATATCCATCTAATTACTATCAATCCTAAAAAGGATGATCAACGTACTTTAGGTGATCAACTTTATCAAAAATTAATGGATTCATACGATGTTTTATATGATGACCGAAAAGAACGTGCTGGTGTTAAATTTAATGATTCAGACCTAATTGGGTTACCGGTACGAGTTGTTGTTGGTAAAAGAGCTGAAGAAGGTATTGTTGAGGTAAAACAACGCATTAACGGTTTAAGTGAAGAAGTGCAAATTGATGAATTAGAGTATTACTTACAAGAATTATTTAAGAATATTAAGTAA
- the rseP gene encoding RIP metalloprotease RseP, with the protein MSILITIISFIIVFGVLVTVHEYGHMFFAKRAGIMCPEFAIGMGPKIFSFRKDETLYTIRLLPVGGYVRMAGDGLEEPPVQPGMNVKIKLNNQDEITHIILDDQHKFQQIEAIEVKKCDFKDDLYIEGITSYDDERHHFTIAKKAFFVENGSLVQIAPRDRQFTHKKPLPKFLTLFAGPLFNFILALVLFIGLAYYQGTPTNVIGEVVKKSPADEAGLHKGDKIVQVGNHKIKNFDDIKHVLDQNKTAKTTVKIKRDGQNKSVDLQPKKVERKITKTKTQTTYQIGFAPTTEHSVFKPISYGIYNFFDKGKLIFTAVVGMLASIFTGEFSFDMLNGPVGIYHSVDSVVKSGIINLVGYTALLSVNLGIMNLLPIPALDGGRILFVLYEAIFRKPVNKKAETGIIAVGALFVVIIMILVTWNDIQRYFL; encoded by the coding sequence ATGAGCATTTTAATTACGATTATTTCATTTATCATCGTATTTGGTGTACTCGTAACTGTTCACGAATATGGACACATGTTTTTTGCTAAGCGAGCAGGAATTATGTGTCCTGAATTTGCGATTGGTATGGGTCCTAAAATTTTTAGTTTTCGTAAAGATGAAACATTATATACAATTCGTCTATTACCGGTGGGTGGTTATGTCAGGATGGCTGGTGATGGTCTTGAAGAACCACCAGTTCAACCAGGTATGAACGTAAAAATAAAGTTAAATAACCAAGACGAAATCACACATATAATTCTAGATGACCAACATAAATTCCAACAAATTGAAGCCATAGAAGTTAAGAAATGTGATTTTAAAGATGACCTATATATTGAAGGTATCACTTCTTATGATGATGAAAGGCATCACTTCACTATAGCGAAAAAGGCATTTTTTGTCGAAAATGGAAGCCTTGTTCAAATTGCTCCAAGAGATAGACAGTTTACACATAAGAAACCATTGCCAAAGTTTTTAACATTATTTGCAGGTCCGTTATTTAATTTTATTTTAGCTTTAGTTCTATTTATTGGATTAGCATACTACCAAGGTACGCCAACCAATGTCATAGGAGAAGTTGTGAAGAAATCTCCAGCTGATGAAGCTGGATTGCACAAAGGTGATAAAATAGTTCAGGTAGGTAATCATAAAATTAAAAATTTTGATGATATCAAACATGTTCTTGACCAAAATAAAACGGCGAAAACAACTGTAAAAATTAAAAGGGATGGCCAAAACAAGTCTGTAGATCTCCAACCTAAAAAAGTAGAGAGAAAGATAACTAAAACTAAAACTCAAACAACTTATCAAATTGGTTTTGCCCCTACTACAGAACACAGCGTTTTTAAACCAATAAGCTACGGTATTTATAACTTTTTCGATAAAGGTAAGCTTATTTTTACAGCTGTTGTTGGTATGTTAGCTAGTATATTTACAGGAGAATTTTCATTTGATATGTTAAATGGCCCTGTTGGTATTTATCACAGTGTTGATTCTGTTGTTAAATCTGGAATTATTAATTTAGTAGGATACACCGCTTTATTAAGTGTTAACTTAGGAATAATGAATTTGCTACCTATTCCAGCGCTTGATGGTGGTCGCATATTATTTGTACTATATGAGGCTATTTTTAGAAAACCAGTGAATAAAAAAGCGGAAACAGGAATTATTGCTGTAGGCGCACTTTTTGTGGTTATTATTATGATTTTAGTCACTTGGAATGATATACAACGGTATTTCTTATAA
- a CDS encoding phosphatidate cytidylyltransferase translates to MKVRTLTAIIALLIFLPILLKGGLILMLFAFLLALIALKELLNMNMIKFLSIPGLISALALIIIMLPQDAGEWVQVIQLKGLIAMSFIVLSYTVLSKNRFSFMDAAFCLMSVAYVGIGFMYFYETRSEGLRYILFAFLIVWLTDTGAYIFGRLMGKHKLWPVISPNKTIEGFFGGILCSILVPLVMQMFVDLHMNIWLLLLVTIVLSMFGQLGDLVESGFKRHFGVKDSGRILPGHGGILDRFDSFMFVLPLLNILLIQT, encoded by the coding sequence ATGAAAGTAAGAACATTAACCGCGATTATAGCCTTATTAATATTCTTGCCCATCTTGCTCAAAGGTGGCTTAATATTAATGCTTTTCGCATTCTTATTAGCTTTGATAGCCTTAAAAGAACTACTTAATATGAATATGATCAAATTTTTATCTATACCTGGTCTGATTAGTGCTTTAGCCCTAATTATTATCATGTTACCTCAAGATGCAGGTGAATGGGTTCAAGTTATCCAACTTAAAGGTTTAATTGCTATGAGTTTCATAGTTTTAAGTTATACAGTGCTATCTAAAAACAGATTTAGTTTTATGGATGCTGCATTTTGTTTGATGTCTGTAGCATACGTAGGAATTGGCTTCATGTATTTTTATGAGACACGTTCTGAGGGCTTGAGATATATTTTATTTGCATTTTTAATAGTTTGGCTAACAGATACGGGTGCTTATATTTTTGGTCGCCTTATGGGTAAACATAAGTTATGGCCAGTCATTAGCCCTAATAAAACAATTGAAGGTTTCTTTGGTGGTATTTTATGTAGCATTTTAGTACCATTAGTGATGCAAATGTTTGTAGATTTACATATGAATATTTGGCTTTTACTATTAGTCACAATTGTTTTAAGTATGTTTGGTCAATTAGGTGATTTAGTAGAATCTGGGTTTAAACGTCATTTTGGTGTTAAAGATTCAGGACGTATACTACCAGGACATGGTGGTATATTAGATAGATTTGATAGCTTCATGTTTGTATTACCGCTATTAAATATTTTACTGATACAAACTTAA